A window from Solanum stenotomum isolate F172 chromosome 7, ASM1918654v1, whole genome shotgun sequence encodes these proteins:
- the LOC125871829 gene encoding translocase of chloroplast 159, chloroplastic isoform X5 yields MDSEEATFSPPAVSSSPGSSPINNSSNHTETENVSKVNVEITDSDINSNSNSEGKSVSDVTIVGGQQELPIPADPDEGTLEKTIGEEKLNDSVVGSADVSMLKSEKPVSEVSMSEGVENVEVLGGGKGEDVGGSVPVIGNSLPDSTDSDATKSMGTGIEGSEGNTEEFDSADKLNSIEQVKDSGGEVAVGAELKEGEDRSTQEEVKETVEDEKIELKAGGDRSIEEEVKETVEDEKMELQGGEDRSIQEEVKEIVEDEKNEALTSVASSNLKEAEEPTSVIEESAIASSNLKEAEEPTSVIEESASASSNLKEAEEPTSVIEERAIHSDDAEKLNKVVVEQPSESLLAETDGEKFTSEGDAVVDAIEVNVSGPGVAVVGDVEESKEVEEHIEGTTDENVTSVNDVGETRQLIEEVANMTVDEVDAQDPKPVVDDTVAAAESKPVDNIVGAGKLDSGDVQTSDVVAVTEEIKEADPETVNKRLDTKDVEVEPEQAVSGTIYANGDHSGESIEGDVVEVEVSGQTSAISRSITGSEQEGEAKDHIGEEADLEGSVSDGETDGMIFGSSEAAKQFMEELERESGGGSYAGAEVSQDIDGQIVTDSDEEADTDEEGDGKELFDSAALAALLKAATGGDSDGGNITITSQDGSRLFSVERPAGLGSSLRSLRPAPRPSQPNLFTHSSLQNSGESENNLSEEEKKKLETLQQIRVKFLRLIHRLGLSSDEPIAAQVLYRMTLIARRQNSPLFSIEAAKMKAFQLEAEGKDDLDFSVNILVIGKSGVGKSATINSIFGEEKTSIDAFGPATTSVKEISGVVDGVKIRVFDTPGLKSSAMEQGFNRSVLSSVKKLTKKNPPDIFLYVDRLDAQTRDLNDLPMLKTITSCLGPSIWRSAIVTLTHGASAPPDGPSGSPLSYEVFVTQRSHVVQQSIGQAVGDLRMMSPSLMNPVSLVENHPSCRRNRDGHKILPNGQSWRPQLLLLSYSMKILSEASALSKPEDPFDHRKLFGFRTRSPPLPYMLSSMLQSRAHPKLSAEQGGDNGDSDIDLDDLSDSDQEEEDEYDQLPPFKPLRKAQLAKLSKEQRKAYFEEYDYRVKLLQKKQLREELKRMKEMKSKGKEAAIDYGYAEEEADAGAAAPVAVPLPDMALPPSFDSDNPAYRYRFLEPTSQFLARPVLDTHGWDHDCGYDGVNVEQSLAIASRFPAAVTVQITKDKKDFSINLDSSIAAKHGENGSTMAGFDIQSIGKQLAYIVRGETKFKNLKKNKTACGISVTFLGENMVTGLKVEDQIILGKQYVLVGSAGTVRSQSDTAYGANFELQRREADFPIGQVQSTLSMSVIKWRGDLALGFNSMAQFAVGRNSKVAVRAGINNKLSGQVTVRTSSSDHLSLALTAIIPTAIGIYRKLWPDVGENYSIY; encoded by the exons ATGGATTCCGAAGAAGCGACGTTTTCCCCTCCTGCTGTTTCTTCTTCTCCAGGTTCTTCTCCCATCAACAATTCTTCTAATCATACTGAAACTGAAAATGTCTCCAAAGTTAATGTAGAAATCACTGATTCCGATATTAATAGTAATAGCAATAGTGAGGGTAAAAGCGTTAGTGATGTAACTATTGTGGGTGGTCAGCAAGAATTGCCAATTCCTGCTGACCCAGATGAGGGAACCCTAGAAAAAACTATTGGTGAAGAGAAGTTGAATGATTCCGTTGTGGGTTCTGCGGATGTTTCGATGTTGAAGTCAGAGAAGCCTGTTTCTGAGGTTTCTATGAGTGAGGgtgttgaaaatgttgaggtTTTAGGGGGAGGAAAGGGTGAAGATGTTGGTGGTTCTGTTCCTGTTATTGGGAATAGTTTACCTGATTCTACTGACTCTGATGCCACTAAATCTATGGGGACGGGAATTGAAGGCTCGGAGGGAAATACTGAAGAGTTTGACTCAGCTGATAAGTTGAATTCGATTGAGCAGGTGAAAGATAGTGGTGGTGAGGTTGCAGTAGGTGCAGAATTGAAAGAGGGTGAGGATAGGTCCACTCAGGAGGAGGTGAAGGAAACTGTGGAGGATGAAAAGATAGAATTGAAAGCGGGTGGGGATAGGTCTATCGAGGAGGAGGTGAAGGAGACTGTGGAGGATGAAAAGATGGAATTGCAAGGGGGTGAGGATAGGTCCATTCAGGAGGAGGTGAAGGAGATTGTGGAGGATGAAAAGAATGAAGCTTTAACTAGTGTTGCTTCATCTAATTTGAAGGAGGCTGAGGAACCTACCTCGGTCATTGAAGAGAGTGCTATTGCTTCATCCAATTTGAAGGAGGCTGAGGAAC CTACCTCGGTCATTGAAGAGAGTGCTAGTGCTTCATCCAATTTGAAGGAGGCCGAGGAACCTACCTCGGTCATTGAAGAGAGAGCTATACATAGTGATGATGCCGAAAAACTCAATAAGGTGGTTGTTGAACAACCGTCAGAATCTTTGTTGGCTGAAACAGATGGTGAGAAATTTACTTCCGAAGGAGATGCAGTTGTGGATGCCATTGAAGTCAATGTCTCAGGGCCAGGGGTTGCTGTTGTTGGAGATGTGGAAGAGAGCAAGGAAGTGGAAGAACATATTGAAGGTActactgatgagaatgtgacaTCAGTAAATGATGTTGGTGAGACCAGACAACTTATTGAAGAAGTGGCTAATATGACAGTTGATGAAGTAGATGCACAAGACCCTAAGCCTGTGGTGGATGATACTGTTGCAGCTGCAGAATCAAAGCCTGTGGATAACATTGTTGGTGCTGGAAAACTAGATTCTGGAGATGTTCAGACTAGTGATGTGGTAGCTGTTACTGAGGAAATTAAAGAAGCTGATCCTGAAACTGTTAATAAAAGGCTGGACACCAAGGATGTTGAAGTGGAACCAGAGCAGGCAGTGTCTGGAACTATATATGCCAATGGTGACCATTCCGGAGAAAGCATCGAGGGAGATGTAGTGGAAGTTGAAGTCTCTGGTCAAACATCTGCCATATCAAGGTCAATCACTGGCTCAGAGCAAGAAGGAGAAGCTAAAGATCATATAGGTGAAGAAGCTGACCTTGAAGGCTCAGTTTCAGATGGAGAGACAGATGGTATGATTTTTGGAAGCTCTGAAGCTGCCAAACAGTTTATGGAGGAGCTGGAAAGGGAATCTGGTGGTGGCTCTTATGCTGGTGCTGAGGTTTCGCAGGATATTGATGGTCAGATTGTCACTGACTCAGATGAGGAGGCTGATACTGATGAAGAAGGAGATGGGAAGGAGTTGTTTGATTCAGCTGCCTTAGCTGCTCTTTTAAAAGCAGCAACAGGTGGTGATTCTGATGGTGGCAACATAACAATCACGTCTCAAGATGGATCAAGACTATTCTCTGTTGAACGTCCTGCTGGTCTTGGGTCATCACTCCGGTCACTGAGGCCAGCTCCCCGACCAAGCCAACCCAATCTTTTTACTCATTCCAGTCTTCAGAACAGTGGAGAATCTGAGAACaacttgagtgaagaagagaaaaagaaactGGAGACACTACAGCAGATTAGGGTCAAGTTTTTGAGGCTTATTCACAGGCTGGGTCTTTCTTCTGATGAGCCCATAGCTGCACAAGTTTTGTACCGGATGACACTTATTGCACGAAGGCAAAACAGTCCACTTTTTAGCATTGAGGCTGCAAAGATGAAAGCTTTCCAGCTTGAAGCAGAGGGGAAAGATGATTTGGACTTCTCCGTGAATATCCTGGTTATTGGCAAATCTGGGGTGGGTAAGAGTGCTACCATAAACTCTATCTTTGGAGAGGAAAAAACATCAATTGATGCCTTTGGACCTGCTACCACCAGTGTGAAAGAGATCAGTGGTGTTGTAGATGGTGTTAAGATTCGGGTGTTTGATACACCTGGCCTCAAGTCCTCTGCGATGGAACAGGGTTTCAATCGCAGTGTCTTGTCTTCAGTAAAGAAGTTGACTAAGAAGAACCCCCCTGATATTTTCCTCTATGTCGATCGACTGGATGCCCAAACTAGAGATCTCAATGATCTTCCTATGCTGAAGACTATCACAAGTTGTCTTGGTCCTTCAATATGGCGAAGTGCCATAGTCACCCTCACACATGGAGCTTCTGCACCTCCAGATGGACCTTCTGGATCCCCTTTAAGTTATGAGGTGTTTGTTACTCAAAGATCTCATGTTGTTCAGCAGTCTATCGGGCAAGCAGTAGGCGATTTACGAATGATGAGTCCAAGTTTGATGAATCCTGTCTCTCTGGTAGAAAATCATCCATCTTGTAGGAGGAATAGGGATGGACATAAGATACTACCTAATGGCCAGAGCTGGAGGCCTCAATTACTGCTATTAAGCTACTCAATGAAGATCTTATCTGAAGCAAGTGCACTTTCAAAGCCTGAAGATCCATTTGATCACCGTAAGCTCTTTGGTTTCCGCACACGCTCACCACCTCTTCCGTACATGCTTTCTTCAATGTTGCAGTCACGTGCGCATCCAAAGCTTTCTGCTGAGCAGGGTGGTGACAACGGTGATTCAGACATTGACTTAGATGATTTGTCAGACTCTgaccaagaagaagaagatgagtaCGACCAGCTTCCTCCCTTCAAGCCTCTTCGGAAGGCTCAGCTTGCTAAGCTCAGCAAAGAACAGAGGAAGGCGTACTTTGAGGAGTATGACTATAGGGTCAAGCTCCTTCAGAAGAAACAGTTGAGAGAAGAgttaaaaagaatgaaagagaTGAAAAGTAAGGGAAAAGAGGCGGCAATTGACTATGGTTATGCAGAGGAAGAAGCTGATGCAGGTGCAGCAGCTCCTGTAGCAGTTCCCCTCCCTGACATGGCCCTCCCACCTTCTTTTGATAGTGATAATCCCGCCTACAGGTACCGCTTCTTGGAGCCCACATCACAGTTCCTTGCAAGGCCTGTTCTGGACACGCATGGTTGGGATCATGATTGTGGCTATGATGGTGTTAATGTGGAACAGAGTTTAGCCATTGCAAGTCGTTTCCCTGCTGCAGTTACTGTGCAAATCACCAAAGATAAGAAGGATTTCAGTATCAATTTGGACTCTTCTATTGCTGCCAAGCACGGAGAAAATGGATCAACCATGGCTGGCTTTGATATTCAAAGCATAGGAAAGCAACTTGCCTATATTGTCCGAGGAGAAACCAAAttcaaaaacttgaagaagaacaaGACTGCTTGCGGAATTTCTGTTACATTTCTAGGTGAAAATATGGTTACTGGACTTAAAGTTGAAGATCAGATCATCTTAGGCAAGCAATACGTTCTAGTTGGCAGTGCTGGCACTGTTCGATCTCAGAGTGACACAGCTTATGGGGCGAACTTTGAACTGCAGAGGAGGGAGGCAGATTTCCCAATTGGTCAGGTGCAGTCTACATTGTCTATGTCTGTCATAAAGTGGAGAGGTGATTTGGCTCTAGGTTTCAACAGTATGGCGCAATTCGCTGTGGGACGCAATTCGAAGGTAGCTGTTCGAGCAGGAATCAATAACAAGCTCAGTGGGCAAGTAACCGTGAGGACAAGCAGTTCAGACCATCTCTCTCTTGCACTTACTGCTATTATTCCAACTGCAATTGGCATCTACAGGAAGCTTTGGCCGGATGTTGGCGAGAATTACTCAATCtactaa
- the LOC125871829 gene encoding translocase of chloroplast 159, chloroplastic isoform X6 has protein sequence MDSEEATFSPPAVSSSPGSSPINNSSNHTETENVSKVNVEITDSDINSNSNSEGKSVSDVTIVGGQQELPIPADPDEGTLEKTIGEEKLNDSVVGSADVSMLKSEKPVSEVSMSEGVENVEVLGGGKGEDVGGSVPVIGNSLPDSTDSDATKSMGTGIEGSEGNTEEFDSADKLNSIEQVKDSGGEVAVGAELKEGEDRSTQEEVKETVEDEKIELKAGGDRSIEEEVKETVEDEKMELQGGEDRSIQEEVKEIVEDEKNEALTSVASSNLKEAEEPTSVIEESAIASSNLKEAEEPTSVIEERAIHSDDAEKLNKVVVEQPSESLLAETDGEKFTSEGDAVVDAIEVNVSGPGVAVVGDVEESKEVEEHIEGTTDENVTSVNDVGETRQLIEEVANMTVDEVDAQDPKPVVDDTVAAAESKPVDNIVGAGKLDSGDVQTSDVVAVTEEIKEADPETVNKRLDTKDVEVEPEQAVSGTIYANGDHSGESIEGDVVEVEVSGQTSAISRSITGSEQEGEAKDHIGEEADLEGSVSDGETDGMIFGSSEAAKQFMEELERESGGGSYAGAEVSQDIDGQIVTDSDEEADTDEEGDGKELFDSAALAALLKAATGGDSDGGNITITSQDGSRLFSVERPAGLGSSLRSLRPAPRPSQPNLFTHSSLQNSGESENNLSEEEKKKLETLQQIRVKFLRLIHRLGLSSDEPIAAQVLYRMTLIARRQNSPLFSIEAAKMKAFQLEAEGKDDLDFSVNILVIGKSGVGKSATINSIFGEEKTSIDAFGPATTSVKEISGVVDGVKIRVFDTPGLKSSAMEQGFNRSVLSSVKKLTKKNPPDIFLYVDRLDAQTRDLNDLPMLKTITSCLGPSIWRSAIVTLTHGASAPPDGPSGSPLSYEVFVTQRSHVVQQSIGQAVGDLRMMSPSLMNPVSLVENHPSCRRNRDGHKILPNGQSWRPQLLLLSYSMKILSEASALSKPEDPFDHRKLFGFRTRSPPLPYMLSSMLQSRAHPKLSAEQGGDNGDSDIDLDDLSDSDQEEEDEYDQLPPFKPLRKAQLAKLSKEQRKAYFEEYDYRVKLLQKKQLREELKRMKEMKSKGKEAAIDYGYAEEEADAGAAAPVAVPLPDMALPPSFDSDNPAYRYRFLEPTSQFLARPVLDTHGWDHDCGYDGVNVEQSLAIASRFPAAVTVQITKDKKDFSINLDSSIAAKHGENGSTMAGFDIQSIGKQLAYIVRGETKFKNLKKNKTACGISVTFLGENMVTGLKVEDQIILGKQYVLVGSAGTVRSQSDTAYGANFELQRREADFPIGQVQSTLSMSVIKWRGDLALGFNSMAQFAVGRNSKVAVRAGINNKLSGQVTVRTSSSDHLSLALTAIIPTAIGIYRKLWPDVGENYSIY, from the exons ATGGATTCCGAAGAAGCGACGTTTTCCCCTCCTGCTGTTTCTTCTTCTCCAGGTTCTTCTCCCATCAACAATTCTTCTAATCATACTGAAACTGAAAATGTCTCCAAAGTTAATGTAGAAATCACTGATTCCGATATTAATAGTAATAGCAATAGTGAGGGTAAAAGCGTTAGTGATGTAACTATTGTGGGTGGTCAGCAAGAATTGCCAATTCCTGCTGACCCAGATGAGGGAACCCTAGAAAAAACTATTGGTGAAGAGAAGTTGAATGATTCCGTTGTGGGTTCTGCGGATGTTTCGATGTTGAAGTCAGAGAAGCCTGTTTCTGAGGTTTCTATGAGTGAGGgtgttgaaaatgttgaggtTTTAGGGGGAGGAAAGGGTGAAGATGTTGGTGGTTCTGTTCCTGTTATTGGGAATAGTTTACCTGATTCTACTGACTCTGATGCCACTAAATCTATGGGGACGGGAATTGAAGGCTCGGAGGGAAATACTGAAGAGTTTGACTCAGCTGATAAGTTGAATTCGATTGAGCAGGTGAAAGATAGTGGTGGTGAGGTTGCAGTAGGTGCAGAATTGAAAGAGGGTGAGGATAGGTCCACTCAGGAGGAGGTGAAGGAAACTGTGGAGGATGAAAAGATAGAATTGAAAGCGGGTGGGGATAGGTCTATCGAGGAGGAGGTGAAGGAGACTGTGGAGGATGAAAAGATGGAATTGCAAGGGGGTGAGGATAGGTCCATTCAGGAGGAGGTGAAGGAGATTGTGGAGGATGAAAAGAATGAAGCTTTAACTAGTGTTGCTTCATCTAATTTGAAGGAGGCTGAGGAACCTACCTCGGTCATTGAAGAGAGTGCTATTGCTTCATCCAATTTGAAGGAGGCTGAGGAAC CTACCTCGGTCATTGAAGAGAGAGCTATACATAGTGATGATGCCGAAAAACTCAATAAGGTGGTTGTTGAACAACCGTCAGAATCTTTGTTGGCTGAAACAGATGGTGAGAAATTTACTTCCGAAGGAGATGCAGTTGTGGATGCCATTGAAGTCAATGTCTCAGGGCCAGGGGTTGCTGTTGTTGGAGATGTGGAAGAGAGCAAGGAAGTGGAAGAACATATTGAAGGTActactgatgagaatgtgacaTCAGTAAATGATGTTGGTGAGACCAGACAACTTATTGAAGAAGTGGCTAATATGACAGTTGATGAAGTAGATGCACAAGACCCTAAGCCTGTGGTGGATGATACTGTTGCAGCTGCAGAATCAAAGCCTGTGGATAACATTGTTGGTGCTGGAAAACTAGATTCTGGAGATGTTCAGACTAGTGATGTGGTAGCTGTTACTGAGGAAATTAAAGAAGCTGATCCTGAAACTGTTAATAAAAGGCTGGACACCAAGGATGTTGAAGTGGAACCAGAGCAGGCAGTGTCTGGAACTATATATGCCAATGGTGACCATTCCGGAGAAAGCATCGAGGGAGATGTAGTGGAAGTTGAAGTCTCTGGTCAAACATCTGCCATATCAAGGTCAATCACTGGCTCAGAGCAAGAAGGAGAAGCTAAAGATCATATAGGTGAAGAAGCTGACCTTGAAGGCTCAGTTTCAGATGGAGAGACAGATGGTATGATTTTTGGAAGCTCTGAAGCTGCCAAACAGTTTATGGAGGAGCTGGAAAGGGAATCTGGTGGTGGCTCTTATGCTGGTGCTGAGGTTTCGCAGGATATTGATGGTCAGATTGTCACTGACTCAGATGAGGAGGCTGATACTGATGAAGAAGGAGATGGGAAGGAGTTGTTTGATTCAGCTGCCTTAGCTGCTCTTTTAAAAGCAGCAACAGGTGGTGATTCTGATGGTGGCAACATAACAATCACGTCTCAAGATGGATCAAGACTATTCTCTGTTGAACGTCCTGCTGGTCTTGGGTCATCACTCCGGTCACTGAGGCCAGCTCCCCGACCAAGCCAACCCAATCTTTTTACTCATTCCAGTCTTCAGAACAGTGGAGAATCTGAGAACaacttgagtgaagaagagaaaaagaaactGGAGACACTACAGCAGATTAGGGTCAAGTTTTTGAGGCTTATTCACAGGCTGGGTCTTTCTTCTGATGAGCCCATAGCTGCACAAGTTTTGTACCGGATGACACTTATTGCACGAAGGCAAAACAGTCCACTTTTTAGCATTGAGGCTGCAAAGATGAAAGCTTTCCAGCTTGAAGCAGAGGGGAAAGATGATTTGGACTTCTCCGTGAATATCCTGGTTATTGGCAAATCTGGGGTGGGTAAGAGTGCTACCATAAACTCTATCTTTGGAGAGGAAAAAACATCAATTGATGCCTTTGGACCTGCTACCACCAGTGTGAAAGAGATCAGTGGTGTTGTAGATGGTGTTAAGATTCGGGTGTTTGATACACCTGGCCTCAAGTCCTCTGCGATGGAACAGGGTTTCAATCGCAGTGTCTTGTCTTCAGTAAAGAAGTTGACTAAGAAGAACCCCCCTGATATTTTCCTCTATGTCGATCGACTGGATGCCCAAACTAGAGATCTCAATGATCTTCCTATGCTGAAGACTATCACAAGTTGTCTTGGTCCTTCAATATGGCGAAGTGCCATAGTCACCCTCACACATGGAGCTTCTGCACCTCCAGATGGACCTTCTGGATCCCCTTTAAGTTATGAGGTGTTTGTTACTCAAAGATCTCATGTTGTTCAGCAGTCTATCGGGCAAGCAGTAGGCGATTTACGAATGATGAGTCCAAGTTTGATGAATCCTGTCTCTCTGGTAGAAAATCATCCATCTTGTAGGAGGAATAGGGATGGACATAAGATACTACCTAATGGCCAGAGCTGGAGGCCTCAATTACTGCTATTAAGCTACTCAATGAAGATCTTATCTGAAGCAAGTGCACTTTCAAAGCCTGAAGATCCATTTGATCACCGTAAGCTCTTTGGTTTCCGCACACGCTCACCACCTCTTCCGTACATGCTTTCTTCAATGTTGCAGTCACGTGCGCATCCAAAGCTTTCTGCTGAGCAGGGTGGTGACAACGGTGATTCAGACATTGACTTAGATGATTTGTCAGACTCTgaccaagaagaagaagatgagtaCGACCAGCTTCCTCCCTTCAAGCCTCTTCGGAAGGCTCAGCTTGCTAAGCTCAGCAAAGAACAGAGGAAGGCGTACTTTGAGGAGTATGACTATAGGGTCAAGCTCCTTCAGAAGAAACAGTTGAGAGAAGAgttaaaaagaatgaaagagaTGAAAAGTAAGGGAAAAGAGGCGGCAATTGACTATGGTTATGCAGAGGAAGAAGCTGATGCAGGTGCAGCAGCTCCTGTAGCAGTTCCCCTCCCTGACATGGCCCTCCCACCTTCTTTTGATAGTGATAATCCCGCCTACAGGTACCGCTTCTTGGAGCCCACATCACAGTTCCTTGCAAGGCCTGTTCTGGACACGCATGGTTGGGATCATGATTGTGGCTATGATGGTGTTAATGTGGAACAGAGTTTAGCCATTGCAAGTCGTTTCCCTGCTGCAGTTACTGTGCAAATCACCAAAGATAAGAAGGATTTCAGTATCAATTTGGACTCTTCTATTGCTGCCAAGCACGGAGAAAATGGATCAACCATGGCTGGCTTTGATATTCAAAGCATAGGAAAGCAACTTGCCTATATTGTCCGAGGAGAAACCAAAttcaaaaacttgaagaagaacaaGACTGCTTGCGGAATTTCTGTTACATTTCTAGGTGAAAATATGGTTACTGGACTTAAAGTTGAAGATCAGATCATCTTAGGCAAGCAATACGTTCTAGTTGGCAGTGCTGGCACTGTTCGATCTCAGAGTGACACAGCTTATGGGGCGAACTTTGAACTGCAGAGGAGGGAGGCAGATTTCCCAATTGGTCAGGTGCAGTCTACATTGTCTATGTCTGTCATAAAGTGGAGAGGTGATTTGGCTCTAGGTTTCAACAGTATGGCGCAATTCGCTGTGGGACGCAATTCGAAGGTAGCTGTTCGAGCAGGAATCAATAACAAGCTCAGTGGGCAAGTAACCGTGAGGACAAGCAGTTCAGACCATCTCTCTCTTGCACTTACTGCTATTATTCCAACTGCAATTGGCATCTACAGGAAGCTTTGGCCGGATGTTGGCGAGAATTACTCAATCtactaa